DNA from Rosa rugosa chromosome 6, drRosRugo1.1, whole genome shotgun sequence:
tttgaatccattagttttctttgattttactAGAGGACGTTTTCTtatccttcagtatatttttcatagaatccagcatttctcgctgttcattgatttttctgccaacacttgttagctgttcttcttcccttttaggaagttctttgatataatctatcttgttttccaatttttctaattgggagATTATATCTGGTACTTTTTCTAGATGATTTTGACATCTAGATCCTTTTTGTATCAGgttctgatgtttctcatcagaagattttagtagagaattcaacttctctaatagcaattcagacattgtccccattgagGATTCTCCTTTTGAGCTCTTtgtaagctctgataccagtaatttgcggatctaaccaatgctcaaataatcaagaggtttttgttcctctttcaATGTATATAAGAGATTTTCAATATTCTTCTCATTTTTATAAATTCTTTTCTGGACTATAAAGATAATATCTCAATAGTCGAGAGTTTCTCTTTTAAGCCTTGATCTATAatcttttaattttctcaacttttctttttcttctgctaATTCTTTGCTTGTATTATTACAGATAGCAACTAACTCAACTCGGTCGACAATTGAAATTATGAATAGAGAACAATAACTGTTTACCTTCGAATATGGAGGATGAATTTATTTATGCCTGCAATTACTATCTAAACAAATAAATCAAGATGGGTCCACCACGTTTTATCTAAAGAAAAGTTAATCATAATAATAGTAAACATATGCAAAAGGAcggagagatagagagaaaagAGGGGTATTAATGGTATAAAAGTAGATAAGATGGGtaggtgaaaagaaaaagagaaaagtttgTGTGAAAGGGAATAAAAATAAGTTGGCAGGGTGTATAAGAAGTATATTGGTGAAATTGAGGTGTATGAGCATTTCCCCTTaagtttatttgtttattttttttttaaactttcgAGTGCCCCAGTTGAGATCattttctggctccgccactggctCCAATGGTGATCTCTATCGCCAATAGCTTCTCTAATCGGTGTTATTTCTTTACCCGACATGGGGAAGAGTGTGCGCTACCCAATCAGTTCTGTTTCGTTGATCCCTAGGGCAGAGTTTGTGCAATGGGATGAGTCCCAAATGGTTTTGTGTTCCAAGCTGGAAGCAGCGAAACCTCGGGCAGAAGCCGGTGTCCGGCGTTGGATGATGGTGAGCAAGCTACCAGGGCGTGGCCCTGATGATGCAGGTCGGATCCGACCACGTAGAGCCCGATTGAAATTTTTTGGCGATCGGCGGGTTGGCCAAAATTTGAAGGTAGGGGTGGAAGGGGGTTGGATACGGGAGGCTGTGTGTTCTTGGCTGCGGTCCGTGCCCTATGCCCAGAACAAGGTGACAAGGGAGGCAGCGCTCCATTTTTCTGGAGTGGTGGCGAGTTTCTGAATGCACCGCGCTGCTAGTGCACTCACTGGCGTCGGCAGCGGAGAATGTGCAGAGGCCATTTCGGCGGTGTCATGGGAATAGTACGGCGGTGCCAAACTTTGAAAAGTCGCTACTGGAGGGGCGTTCTGGTATCGGTCCCCGATCTATGGTTGCAGCGGCGGTATTTGTGCAATGGTCGAGTTGTGAGGCGGTGACCATGGCAGATGGGACGGTCATCACCCCaggttgggtgcccagatcaattGGATGGCCTAGGCTAAGGTGGAGGCCCAAATTAGTGGGGGTATTTTGGGGTCCAAACAAATTCTGCAGCCCAACTAGGCGTCCAAAGTTTTTGAGCATGTTTGGATTTGGGCTCATTTGTGGACCCATTTCATGGGCTCTAGTTCTctagggtttcgtatttgggatcctagTGGCTTGATTATACAACCTACAACTATGTTTGACTTTGGCGGTACTAGTGAATCTTCTGAAGTAGTACTGAAGGATGTTCGACTCTCTCCTAACCTTGTAGACATCATTAAGAAAAGAATATTTCCACATTTTTAATTTATTCCATTCATCCCAGAATTCTCCCAAATTTATTCTCGTCAGGGTATCTTACCCAATGGGGAGGGGATTTTAACCATATCCCTAAACTTTCGTGGAGACAAACGTGTTTGGTTTCCAGTTTTGGGCCCAACCTCGATGTCTGTCTAAGTTGCCTTTCATGGGCCTAGCAACTATTTGTAGGTAAAATGGGAATTCTCCCAAAATAATTTAATAAGAAGACGCGAGTTGATCGGCGCTTAGCCCAGAAACGGAAGTGGCTGGAGAGATAAGAGAGAGCGAGAGTAGAGAGAAACTCGGGACTTGAAGGTCCGATTAGCCGGAATTTGAAACTCCGATTCACGTCCGGCGCAGTGGTATCTGTTATAGAAATCAGATTGCGTCACGGCCCCGGTTTTCGTTCACAATTGATTGGGGATTAATATTGGAATTCGGATCAAGTTCAGGCTAGGGTTTCGTTCTTCTATTCAATTAGGCATTTTGATCGGGTTTTATTGAAAATAGGGGAAGGATGTCGGCGGCGGAGGAGACAGGCACCATGGACGAAGAGGTTTTGAGGCTCAAAGAGCAGGTTATTTGCACTATTACTAATGGtattctctctatatatattacCAGATATTCGATCTGCGTTGCATTCTAACTGGTGCTTAATTGTCAGCTTTCTCAATGCGAACTCCAAAGGGAGCTGCTCCTGACAGAGAAAGAGAGCTGGATGGCCAAGGAGAGACTTGTCACGCAGGAAAAAGAAGCAGCAGAGGAAAAGCTCAGAGCTTTTATAAAAGCGACTTCGAGTGCAAGATctgaatttgaaaaaaaaagaaagacacTCAAGgaggccttggagaccaagaagAAGAGCGTGCATCAGGTAAGATTTATGTCACCCATTTGGCCTTTTAAGTTCAATTGTAAGCTGGTAAATGTATATATGACTGTCATGCTAGTTTAGTCACTCCCACCTGCAATTCTGATACTAAATAGGCTTCAACGTCTCAAGTTTTGATGCTTTTTTGGGCAGTTAAATAAGGCAATCGATGAGTTTCTTGCTGGTCCTGATGTGAATTATATGGGAAAACGAACACCCACCATGGAGAAGTTTGATAGATTGATTGCTGAAAtacgaaagaaaaaaatgtgcTTACAAGCAGAGACAGATAAGGTGGACAAGCTACATTCAGAGATATTGGAGAAACGGgacaatttattttcttttcttaagaCTTGTGTGAAAAATTCAGAAATCACTGATGATGTAAAACCTGTGCTCCGACTCCACTATGATGCATATGTTGACACAGTCAAGACTGAGGATGATGATTGTGAAATGTTAAGAAAGTATGTGCATTTTATTCTGCAACCGTTTGTCAGGCTTGACTTTAAATCTCCAATTTCCGCTGCAATGTCTAAATTCTTCAACTTCTTTCTAACAAAGGAGTCCAACAAAGATGCTGAGGTGATAtgtttctctctttctcattgtacatgtttttggtttttattaAGAACTGAGAAGTTGGTTTTTGAAAGTGGCATAGCTGACTTTCTGatgtgctttttcttttttactagtGAAGCATAAACATCCTGTAAGAGATGATGACGAGTCTGAACATCCTGACGAAGCCTCAATAGGAAGGAAGCTT
Protein-coding regions in this window:
- the LOC133717408 gene encoding uncharacterized protein LOC133717408 isoform X1 — translated: MSAAEETGTMDEEVLRLKEQLSQCELQRELLLTEKESWMAKERLVTQEKEAAEEKLRAFIKATSSARSEFEKKRKTLKEALETKKKSVHQLNKAIDEFLAGPDVNYMGKRTPTMEKFDRLIAEIRKKKMCLQAETDKVDKLHSEILEKRDNLFSFLKTCVKNSEITDDVKPVLRLHYDAYVDTVKTEDDDCEMLRKYVHFILQPFVRLDFKSPISAAMSKFFNFFLTKESNKDAEHKHPVRDDDESEHPDEASIGRKLLDFIIT
- the LOC133717408 gene encoding uncharacterized protein LOC133717408 isoform X2, with the translated sequence MSAAEETGTMDEEVLRLKEQLSQCELQRELLLTEKESWMAKERLVTQEKEAAEEKLRAFIKATSSARSEFEKKRKTLKEALETKKKSVHQLNKAIDEFLAGPDVNYMGKRTPTMEKFDRLIAEIRKKKMCLQAETDKVDKLHSEILEKRDNLFSFLKTCVKNSEITDDVKPVLRLHYDAYVDTVKTEDDDCEMLRKYVHFILQPFVRLDFKSPISAAMSKFFNFFLTKESNKDAE